In one window of Vibrio sp. DW001 DNA:
- a CDS encoding DUF3047 domain-containing protein, with protein MVRSIALFISLGTSLCAGASLNLTSLNDNGIQQWEHEVISGESTYNVLTYKDHIALKAISNNSASGLVLKKKIDLLITPYMNWSWLTESKLPLLNEHDKEGDDYVARVYVVIDGGLMLWTTKSISYVWSSNQNQGQVWDNAFTGSSVQMIAVRGQGAQLGHWYNEKRNVYNDLIDYFGDKGSEKSNLNAYRYIDMVAIMTDTDNSGSNAESYYGNIIFSSN; from the coding sequence ATGGTTAGATCTATCGCTTTGTTCATCAGTTTAGGGACATCTTTGTGTGCCGGTGCCTCTTTAAACTTAACATCATTAAATGACAATGGTATTCAACAGTGGGAACACGAAGTCATTTCCGGCGAATCAACGTATAACGTACTTACCTATAAAGACCACATTGCTTTAAAAGCAATAAGTAACAATTCGGCATCGGGCCTTGTTTTGAAAAAGAAAATTGACCTACTCATAACGCCTTATATGAACTGGAGCTGGTTAACAGAAAGTAAACTGCCATTATTGAACGAGCATGACAAGGAAGGTGATGATTACGTCGCTAGGGTTTATGTGGTTATCGATGGCGGATTAATGCTCTGGACAACAAAATCGATAAGCTATGTTTGGTCAAGCAATCAAAATCAGGGGCAGGTTTGGGATAACGCGTTTACTGGATCAAGTGTCCAAATGATCGCGGTTAGAGGGCAGGGAGCTCAATTAGGACATTGGTACAATGAAAAACGAAATGTATACAATGATTTGATCGATTACTTTGGGGATAAAGGGAGCGAGAAATCGAACTTAAATGCCTATAGATATATAGACATGGTCGCCATTATGACGGATACAGATAACAGCGGGAGCAACGCAGAATCCTACTACGGCAATATAATATTCAGTTCCAATTAA
- a CDS encoding CPXCG motif-containing cysteine-rich protein — protein sequence MDQLLEKSIVCPYCAELIDVLVDSTDVNQQYIEDCQVCCKPIVFLISETVNGDHVVSVYNEDEAF from the coding sequence ATGGATCAACTACTTGAAAAATCTATAGTATGCCCATACTGTGCTGAATTAATTGATGTTCTAGTCGATTCCACGGACGTAAATCAACAGTATATTGAAGACTGTCAAGTATGCTGTAAGCCCATCGTTTTTTTGATATCTGAAACTGTGAATGGTGACCATGTTGTCAGTGTTTATAATGAAGATGAGGCATTTTAA